From Flavobacterium alkalisoli, the proteins below share one genomic window:
- a CDS encoding DUF2147 domain-containing protein has translation MKKTLFTVLVLLLSVTAFAQKISPDNIVGVWKCEEYKIEIFKSGDTYSAKLLWAKDMFEADGKTPKKDEKNPDEKMRNRSRKGITHITGLTFKNGEYIDGKLYSVQDGNTYSLKAVLKTINNLETRGYKGIPMMGKTFQWTRIQ, from the coding sequence ATGAAAAAAACACTTTTTACAGTACTAGTACTGTTACTCTCAGTAACGGCATTCGCACAGAAAATATCCCCGGACAATATTGTTGGGGTCTGGAAATGTGAAGAATACAAAATAGAAATCTTCAAATCCGGGGACACCTATTCCGCTAAGCTTTTATGGGCGAAGGATATGTTTGAAGCCGATGGCAAGACCCCGAAAAAAGATGAAAAAAATCCGGATGAAAAGATGAGAAACCGCTCCCGCAAGGGCATAACACATATCACAGGGCTGACTTTTAAAAACGGTGAATATATTGACGGGAAACTCTACAGTGTCCAGGACGGGAATACCTACAGCCTGAAAGCTGTGCTTAAAACTATTAATAACCTTGAAACAAGGGGTTATAAAGGTATACCCATGATGGGAAAAACATTTCAATGGACGCGTATACAATAA
- a CDS encoding lipocalin-like domain-containing protein, with amino-acid sequence MNDKINNKIVGTWILVSAVLETDNNCLPLFGKNPEGSLIFTKEMRFNVILNDPDVPKFSTEDRSQGTYEELKAATTGSLALYGTYKVDEQGDFASQHIIGSTFPNWNGLDRSTSQLRLERNEDLLTENLILGLNTRVIITWQLIE; translated from the coding sequence ATGAATGACAAAATAAATAACAAGATAGTAGGTACCTGGATACTTGTTTCTGCAGTACTTGAAACTGACAATAACTGCCTCCCTTTATTCGGTAAAAATCCGGAAGGTTCACTAATTTTTACCAAAGAAATGCGCTTTAACGTAATACTCAATGATCCCGATGTGCCGAAATTCAGTACTGAGGACAGAAGCCAGGGAACCTATGAAGAATTAAAAGCGGCAACCACAGGGTCACTGGCTTTGTACGGCACCTATAAGGTAGACGAACAAGGAGACTTTGCATCGCAACACATAATAGGTTCCACCTTTCCTAACTGGAACGGACTTGATAGAAGTACCAGCCAGCTGCGACTTGAAAGAAATGAGGACTTGCTCACTGAAAATTTAATACTGGGACTTAATACTCGTGTAATTATTACATGGCAGCTTATTGAATAA